A part of Kitasatospora acidiphila genomic DNA contains:
- a CDS encoding sensor histidine kinase codes for MTERWAAALRALLHSLRDDLWTPAVTRPSRTRRLGGDWYPAILVPVLLAAFGLCIAGANSFMIRYGMSYPLGLPLAILQASVLVVALSRPHLAWWLSLLTLLVAAPYSVHAGPALSGPFDIPTLLTQAVLLFLLALQVRLRVAAEMLAAFVLLDLLTGLLAHPGNGKPLLIFQIIATVLGAALHGRQEARNELVVQEELNAQERAQRTLLEERSRIARELHDVVAHHMSVISVQAQVAVHLAENPSDELKESLAGIRGSAVDALAELRRVLGVLRAEDPSAETTRHAPQPTLARLDELFAKVRAAGLTVGTETTGRPLQLAPGVDLSAYRIVQEALSNAIRHAPGAAVRVELGYQAGGLTIRVVNSAPKRPAPPSPGSGHGLLGMRERIAMVGGELATGPTPDGGYEVTAVLPSTATPATDTLEDAL; via the coding sequence ATGACCGAACGATGGGCAGCCGCACTGCGGGCGCTGCTGCACAGCCTGCGTGACGACCTGTGGACGCCGGCCGTCACGCGGCCGTCGCGCACCAGGCGACTGGGCGGGGACTGGTACCCGGCCATCCTGGTACCGGTGCTGCTGGCCGCCTTCGGCCTCTGCATCGCCGGGGCGAACTCCTTCATGATCCGCTACGGCATGAGCTATCCGCTCGGCCTGCCGCTGGCCATCCTCCAGGCGTCCGTGCTGGTGGTGGCGCTGTCCCGGCCGCACCTGGCCTGGTGGCTCTCGCTGCTGACGCTGCTGGTGGCCGCGCCCTACTCCGTGCACGCCGGCCCCGCACTGTCCGGCCCGTTCGACATCCCGACCCTGCTCACGCAGGCCGTCCTGCTGTTCCTGCTGGCCCTGCAGGTGCGACTGCGCGTGGCGGCCGAAATGCTGGCGGCCTTCGTCCTGCTGGACCTCCTCACCGGCCTGTTGGCCCACCCGGGCAACGGCAAGCCGCTGCTGATCTTCCAAATCATCGCCACGGTCCTCGGCGCCGCCCTGCACGGCCGCCAGGAAGCCCGCAACGAGCTGGTCGTCCAGGAGGAGCTCAACGCCCAGGAGCGGGCCCAGCGCACCCTGTTGGAGGAGCGCAGCCGGATCGCCCGCGAGCTGCACGACGTGGTCGCCCACCACATGTCGGTGATCTCGGTACAGGCGCAGGTCGCCGTGCACCTGGCGGAGAACCCTTCCGACGAGCTCAAGGAGAGCCTCGCGGGCATCCGCGGCAGCGCCGTCGATGCACTGGCCGAACTGCGCCGGGTGCTCGGGGTGCTGCGCGCGGAGGACCCCAGCGCGGAGACCACCCGGCACGCCCCGCAGCCCACCCTGGCCCGCCTGGACGAGCTGTTCGCCAAGGTGCGCGCCGCCGGACTCACCGTCGGCACCGAGACCACCGGCCGCCCGCTCCAGCTGGCTCCGGGGGTCGACCTCTCGGCGTACCGGATCGTGCAGGAGGCGCTCAGCAACGCGATCCGGCACGCACCCGGTGCCGCGGTGCGGGTGGAGCTCGGCTACCAGGCCGGCGGCCTCACCATCCGGGTGGTCAACAGCGCGCCGAAGCGCCCGGCCCCGCCCAGCCCGGGCAGCGGGCACGGCCTGCTCGGCATGCGCGAGCGGATCGCCATGGTGGGCGGCGAACTGGCCACCGGGCCCACCCCGGACGGCGGTTACGAGGTCACCGCCGTCCTGCCCAGCACCGCCACGCCCGCTACGGACACCCTTGAGGACGCCCTGTGA
- a CDS encoding response regulator — protein MTDIRVLIADDQMMIRQGFTVLLNAEPDIEVVGQAVDGRDAVAKVAELAPDVVLMDIRMPELGGIEATRLITEPPGATVKVLVLTTFDLDEYVYEALRAGASGFLLKDASAAELAQAVRVVAAGEALLAPSVTRRLIAEFSRTTSAPKAPLKDRVGDLTERETEVLSLIAQGLSNAEIAATLLVAEQTVKTHVSRILVKLGLRDRTQAAVFAYETGLVRPTGY, from the coding sequence GTGACCGACATCCGCGTACTGATCGCCGACGACCAGATGATGATCCGTCAGGGCTTCACCGTGCTGCTCAACGCCGAGCCCGACATCGAGGTGGTGGGTCAGGCCGTGGACGGCCGCGACGCCGTCGCCAAGGTGGCCGAACTCGCCCCCGACGTCGTCCTGATGGACATCCGGATGCCCGAGCTCGGCGGCATCGAGGCCACCCGTCTGATCACCGAGCCGCCGGGCGCCACCGTCAAGGTCCTGGTGCTGACCACCTTCGACCTCGACGAGTACGTCTACGAGGCCCTGCGGGCGGGTGCCTCCGGCTTCCTGCTCAAGGACGCCTCGGCCGCCGAACTCGCCCAGGCAGTCCGGGTGGTGGCGGCCGGCGAGGCGCTGCTCGCGCCGAGCGTGACCAGGCGCCTGATCGCCGAGTTCTCCCGCACCACCAGCGCCCCCAAGGCCCCGCTCAAGGACCGCGTCGGCGACCTGACGGAACGGGAGACCGAGGTGCTCTCGCTCATCGCCCAGGGCCTGTCCAACGCGGAGATCGCCGCCACCCTGCTGGTCGCCGAGCAGACCGTGAAGACCCACGTCAGCCGGATCCTGGTCAAGCTGGGCCTGCGCGACCGCACCCAGGCGGCGGTCTTCGCCTACGAGACGGGCCTGGTGCGGCCCACCGGCTACTGA
- a CDS encoding peroxiredoxin-like family protein, with protein MDHDTRARRSIRETAAPVSLHEQLRGVYEDGRRIIPAELAEIMDRNGNELAASGLAERALGVGAPAPRFTLPTATGRQLALDELLAEGPVVVTFYRGAWCPFCNLALRALQEQHDAITARGARLVAVSPQIPDESLTLAEKEQLAFDVLSDLGSEVAARFGIAFDLSDELGALYDQWGFDLERVNAGHSRTLPLPATFVIDRTGVIRWTFVAADYTVRAEPADVLAALDALG; from the coding sequence ATGGATCACGACACCCGAGCAAGACGCTCCATCAGAGAAACGGCGGCACCTGTGAGCCTTCACGAACAGCTGCGTGGCGTGTACGAAGACGGACGCCGGATCATTCCGGCGGAGCTCGCCGAGATCATGGACCGCAACGGGAACGAGCTGGCCGCCTCCGGCCTCGCGGAGCGCGCACTCGGCGTGGGCGCCCCGGCGCCGCGGTTCACGCTGCCCACCGCCACCGGTCGGCAGCTCGCCCTGGACGAACTGCTCGCCGAGGGGCCGGTGGTGGTGACCTTCTACCGCGGCGCCTGGTGCCCGTTCTGCAACCTCGCGCTGCGGGCCCTCCAGGAGCAGCACGACGCGATCACCGCCCGCGGCGCCCGCCTGGTGGCCGTGTCGCCGCAGATCCCCGACGAGAGCCTGACCCTGGCCGAGAAGGAGCAGCTGGCCTTCGACGTGCTCAGCGACCTCGGCTCCGAGGTCGCGGCGCGGTTCGGCATCGCCTTCGACCTCTCCGACGAACTGGGCGCCCTCTACGACCAGTGGGGCTTCGACCTGGAGCGGGTCAACGCCGGCCACTCCCGCACCCTGCCGCTGCCGGCCACCTTCGTGATCGACCGCACCGGCGTCATCCGCTGGACGTTCGTGGCCGCCGACTACACCGTGCGCGCCGAACCGGCCGACGTCCTGGCCGCCCTGGACGCGCTCGGCTAG